The Pyrus communis chromosome 8, drPyrComm1.1, whole genome shotgun sequence region caaagtaagatgtcgaacatgctcctcacaacctcacgagttcaatggtgtaattggtttcttgatttgtgaaggtttgagtatatgtgtgtgttgtcCGTATGttgaagaaagaagaggaagaactcggggagagagagagagagacaaagacAGAGAACAGACAGAGAgtgagggaatcccgggagagaaagagagtgtgttgcacaatcaggggaaccttcctatggagaggtgggtcgagacaacctcatggtttctggagatggagtctgcagcctggtgggagcaggagcttcgtaggttgacgcCAGCTCAGAGgactgattggaatgttttcaaggatgtGTTTCAGAGGAGGTttgtgccccctgagtacattgatcgtaagaaacaggaattcaccgagttgaaacagcgaaagatgacggctaacgagtattatcgtaagttcactgatctgtctcgttactatcctgacgtcgctggtaatccggcggagatgcttcgtcgtttccgctTAGGCACTaggaagagatggcgttctatggcgactactactcactgtgagtcctaccaggattTTTACGAGATACTATTGAGGATTGAGGActcagagaatatgtcgagtgacagtgatgaaaagaaagatgacaaaggaaaAAGTCAAAtgtcgcttgggcctcgccagactcagaacttcaagaggggtggtactagttcgagttcgtctagtggtggtttcagtacCTCTGGACAGGGACgaggaggtaggttttatggaggcgctcgaggccagagacaaggtgatggtggccgaaGCCGAGTCCCATTTTGCCGTAGATGTAATAACCGAcatttcggcgagtgcaggCATAGCAGTGGTGGTTGTTTCACGTGTGGGCAGGTAGGACATAGAGctgtgaattgtccccagggtcagcagcagaagccgcagcagacctttatgccaccacctgTACCTATTCAACAGATACaaggtccgagtaattatggtcaagcaagtagaggtggtgcctatcactatcagggtgatgttgttccctatgcCCCGGGACAATATCACTGCGAGGgaaggcgggatgtgacaatttggtatcagagccagactcaggCTCGCGCGATGTGctgacgaggatgtcgggctccctaaggggggtggattgtaagatcccacatcgacgaCTTGAGGGTTGAGCCTGggccttatatgtccatgcccacatgtacctttcagtgaggccttttgtggactgcagtccacaagaacaaaaccgtgcggtagctcgtTGTGGGGTCGTACCTGTGCGCCGGGTTCCACCACGATcaagaatgccaaagcggacaatatcactaCGAGGGAAggcgggatatgacaatttggtatcagagccagactcaggCTCGCgcggtgtgccgacgaggacgtcgggctccctaaggggggtggattgtaagatcccacatcgacgaCTTGAGGGTTGAGCCTGggccttatatgtccatgcccacatgtacctttcagtgaggccttttgtggactgcggtccacaagaacaaaaccgtgcggtagctcgtTGTGGGGTCGGACCGGTGCGCCGGATTCCACCACGGTcgagaatgccaaagcggacaatatcactgcgagggaaggcggggtgtgacaatttggtatcagagccagactcaggCTCGCGCGGTGTACCGACGAgaacgtcgggctccctaaggggggtggattgtaagatcccacatcgacgaCTTGAGGGTTGAGCCTGGAccttatatgtccatgcccACATGTACCTTCCAGTGAGGCCCTTCCTGCTGTGACATAGTCCAGAGGAAGACAAACCCGTGAGACGAAGCTCCCCTGTAGGGTCGGACCGGTGCGCCGGGTTCCACTACAGCGGGAGATAgttaaagcggacaatatcagcTGCGTACTCTGATACCCagtgaggccttttgtggactgtggtccacaagaacaaaaccgtgcggtagctcgtTGTGGGGTCGGACCGGTGCGCCGGGTTCCACCACGGTcgagaatgccaaagcggacaatatcactgcGAGGGAATGCGGGATGTGACAGTGCATAAGGAAGTGAAGGCCAGATGTTAAGATGGTTTTTTAACTCTAAGAAGTGAAGGCCAAATGGCTTTTGACCTATTCTGACTGCTTAAAAAGGGAATTCAGAAACGTGCATGCTCTTCTCAAATAAGAAAACGGTAAAGAGGAAATCAGAAAGTTGCCTTTTCTATTTCGTAACAGTAGCCCGCATTTTGGAGTCTCTCGTGGCCAATTCATTTTATCATTGTTACGTGGTTCCTAGAACATACTCTAGAAACCACCTCACCTACGTAGATCACTTCTGAACCTTGATTATCCTGTTCTTACTCTCTTTACTTGGTATATTGGCCAGTATTTTAACCCAAGTCTGGACTACATAATCTTTTTAGGCTTATAATGATTACTGGAAACTTTGTATTCCCTGTATTACCTGGCAAatcttcttatttatttattttaactggAACCTTAAGGCTCCAAATCTGAAATGGTGGTCTTATTTCCCTGTGAGATCAGTACCTTTTGTTACATTAATCAGGTGCTTTGATGGTACAAAGTTGAAGTAGGGCGTGAGGCTGTTGGtttttgcctacaacaacaataaagccttatcccactgaGTGGGgttggctgtatgaatcctagaactcCATTGTACACAGTTCTGTGTCacgtcttccgttagatccaagtaatccaagtcttttcttaagagtctcttccaaagtcttagGTCTTCCTCTATTCCTTCGGCCCTAAACTTCTGTCTTGTAATCACATCTTTTAACCGGAATATCTATAGGCCTTTGTTTCACTTGTCCAAACCACCATAACCAATTTTCTCtgatctttccttcaatttcggctactcctactttaccttggatatcctcattcgtaatcttatcctttctcaTGTGCCCACACATTCaatgaagcattctcatctttgctacactcattttatgtatgtgttgatgcttcaccgctcaacattccgtgccataaagcattgctgGCCTAATGGCCGTCCAActtaaattttgaataaaaactgTTGCTTAGAATGGACCTTCTGTTATTTTGGTAAGCAACTGAACTGGGAGTTCTTACATCCTAGTGgacccaataaaaaaaaaatgatctatTATGGAATGGAAATATTAAAGTGCTGAAACTGCTTGCAAGGATGTTAAATGCATATGTACATCTGTGATAATATTGTTCTAGTAAAAGCAATAATATGGATTTTTTGTATCAAAATGCTTAGCAGTCATCTTTCTTGAGCCACAGTATTTTTGCATCTCGCATTAAGCTTTTGAACCACCAAATCAGTATATTGCTCAAGTCTAAAGTTCCTTATGAAGTGTAGTCTTTGTTGTCCTATTTTAGAAAAATAAGTATTGTATTTATGCAATAATATAGGATGGCAAAAATGCTATTTGACATTCTAATGGACTTATttcttgcttttgtttttggtgatgCGCCATTAAATTCATAAGACAATATGGATGATTAGAAGGCTTCTGGACGGTGTTTTGACCGGTTTCTTATTCAGAAGTTAAATAATAGTTCTTTAGTGACGTAAATgtgaattattttttgtatcAGGGATATGCACTGATTGAATATGAAAGTTTTAAAGAGGCAAAAACTGCGATCGACAAAATGAATGGAGAGACATTACTTACACAAGTTTTAACTGTTGATTGGGCCTTCAGCAATGGATCCTTCCTTGATGGATCCAGGAAGAACTCAAGGTTTTACTTTACTCCAAAGCTTGTGAAATTTTCGTATAGGGACCTTTATAATAATGCTCAATACCTTTACAACTAACTTTCAGGCATGTGTTTCTTCAAACATCTTGtgttaacattttcattttttgcagACCACTAAGAGAACGTCGCTCAAGGAGTCCTAGGAGGAGATACTAATGTGGCGTGCGCATTTATATCATGAGGGGACACTGATTTCATACAGGGGGTAGGATATTTAAAACCTCTAGTTATTGGAGCTTCGAGGTGGTGTGTACAATTCACCTGTTTTATGACCCCCACTTCTTTCCTACCGTGGTTTCAAGTGATGATTTCCCGGTTCAgagatttgtgtttgttaacATGTGGATGTTTCTTTGGTGTGATTTACTTTTTATTCGACTTTGAAGCTGCTTGCTAAGACCGTGAATTTTGTAACTTCAGTGTAGTTTAACCTTCTTTCATCTATCaagttttttgtttcttgtttctttttctaCCGAAACTTGTATATCGGTAGAACGTTACATTTTTTATGCAGTGATGAATATATATGATAACGTCCGTCTAGTCGGGTTGAATCAAACATCATTGCTGCAATTAGGAGCAGCCACCAAATCCGGCGGTCGTAGCTAAATGtcgtgttgaggttcatgggtGGAAGATCAATATAGTAGTGATACTTTAGCTCGGCCATCTTGATTTGGTTCGAGAGAGAGCATCCACGGTATTCCCTGAAGGATGGAATTGGAAGGAGGTAAATGTAATTGAGGAAATTCTTGTAGGAGTATTTGGTTCGAGAGAGAGCATCCACGGTATTCCCTGAAGGATGGAGTTGGAAGTAGGTAAATGCACTTGAGGAAATTCTTGTAGGAGTCAGTCAGAGTCATGGAAGTGGAGGAGGATCTATGTTGGGAGTGCATATCCCTTATCCCGACCACGAGTAGAAGCTTTTGCCTCTTAAAAGAGTCGCATGTGAACTGAACCAAGGCCATAACCCTATGTTGAACATTCTTTCAGCTCATACATTATTAATCTCCAAACATCAAAAAATCTCATGGAATTGTTGAGAGCTTTTGTCATTAAGTACTACggtttggtggtattcctcttcgctTAGAAGTGAGAGCTCATACAATAATTAATCTCCAAACATCAAATAATCTCATGGAACCGTTGAGAGCTTTTGCCACTCAATACTACAttttggtggtattcctcttcgctTATGTTGGGGCCCAAAAATGTCACATACCAATTCGACCAAGTCTCAAGGCCCAATTGTCATGCAAAGCCTACATTCAAGCCCAAACACATGCCAAGGCACGGAATCAACGAGGAATATATTTACCAACGTGCCATGCCATGATGATTAAGCCGGACATTCACGCCATGCTCATGCCTACTTCCTTAGTCACTATCCATGCTTAAGCCCAAGTCACGTATTCAGGGTTCGTCAAGTGGATCGTGAAGTGGATGGTTACAAAAGGTTATCGGGCTTACGTGGAATCGGGGTCATGGAAGACTTTGGGTTGCTTAGGGGCCCAAAGATCCAAGCCCATACCCTTTGTATCTCACGCAGGCATTATTGAGAAAGAATTAGCCTAGTTTACTCATTTCTCTAACAAGCCAACTCCCTTAGTTAGGACTGAACTAGATTCTTGTATTAAATGCATGTTAAGCCTAGTAAGTCAGGCATTTAATGCTGACCTTCCCTTCCTAGCCTACACAGACAACCAACGAACGAAAGCCATGAGGCACGCTATCAGAAGTTGTGCCTATGGAAGGCCGCCCTAGGAAAGCCGTGTCTCAGAAAGAAACAAATTGTAGTTCTCAACAGTGCAACTATCTTACACCAAAATAGGAATAATAAGAGGGCTAAAGAGAAAGGAGGGGAAGACCAAGCTACAAAGGGAGATTCCATTTAAGCCTAGAAAAGAACCCTCCATCTACAAAACGAGGGAGAAAAGCCATTAGAGGGGATTGGAGGAACATGTAGAGTaatagagaaagagaaaggagaAACGCAGTGAGAGAGAACCACCCAGGAAATAAGTTCAGAAAGTTCCAATTAGCCTAGAAGCATACTTCATGCCTCAAGCATCATCATCCGTGCAACCTTAGTAATTTCCATAGCTTTCCATTAAGCATCTCAACCATGAAAAGCCTTATTATCACCTCAGGAAAGCCCAAATCATCTAGCAAAGAATGCCATGCAGCCATGCAATCCTTTCTCTCTCATGTAAACTGATAATCTTATAGCTTCCACACCACGCTTCACTTAAGCAAGTCATTATCTTGATCAGTCATGCTATCTTTGAGTCATTGATGTTACCGGGGTATTTCTTAAGACAAGCTAACTCTTTCGAGAGATCCCGGGGCTTGTTACAAATTCGTACCAAGGGAGACAAAAGAACGTTCTCAAAGCCTAAGTCCACTTCGACCTAAAAGTCCTCCAACATAAATTGGCGACTCTGCATGGGATAGGTCGCAATCTTGATTCAATGGCTCCAAGATCCAAAAGACATGCTACCAGGAATGGCAACGCCTCAGACGTAGGTGAGGCTATTTCCCGACTCGGCAAGTCTCAATGTGAAGGCCAACGCCAGGAAAGCCAGGAAAACCTAGACGAATATGACATGCTTGACATTATTGCAGCCATTCATGCCTTCGGTGAAGCCCAAAAAGGAATTGCTACGTCTGTGAAGGAGTTGAAAAACTCAATCTCAAAGCCAAGCGAGAAAGCTAGTGACAAGGACTGCATGCCTAGGAAAAATTCTTCTCAAGATGAGTCAGCTGTTGCTGCTGGCAAGGGTCCTGAGAAAACACCATCCTTTGTCACTCAGGAAGACATCATAGCCATGCTTGAAAAAGAGCTGCACAGGAGTTCGGAGGACTGGAAATATGTTCCTAAGCCACTATATTCAACCAGCATTCTCCATATGCCGTATCTTAAGGGATACTAGACTCTCAACCTTGTTTTCTTTAATGGGAGGAAGGGTAGCCATAAGGAACATATAATCCGTTTCATAGACGCTTTGGGTCTTCATGCCGACGACAGCAACCTCCGTCTCAAGGAGTTCTAAAAAAGCCTAACTGATCATGCCTATACTTGGTACATCACCCTTACACCAGGTTTCATCAGGACCTGGTAAGAGTTGGTAgacaagttttataaaaaatacaTCTAGCATGAAGAAAAAGTCACAACGACTCAGCTTAACAACACGCAGCAAAAGCACAAGGAAGATATGGTGACTTTTGCTAAATGTTTCCAAGGCCTCACCCTTGACTGCTATGACGAGAAGAATGAGGAAGTTCTTGTGGAGATTTGCATCAGCAACATTGTAGCTGACTAAATGGTGTACTTGGAGAACATTGGTATCAGCCAATTCTCGAGGCTCTTAGAAGCAGTGAAGAAGACCAGCTTGTCAGTCAAGCCTTTCACAAGGAGATcctaaaaatttgacaaaaatgaaGCTTATTATACCCTAGCCGTGGATGACAAATCCAACTACAacccacaaaaaaaaaggaaaatgagagCGATAGGGAAACATATCCTCCACTAGCGTACAACGATGAGGAATTCCAAGCCATCCTTGATACCATGCTCGCAGATCGGGCCATCAAGCTGCTCCAGCCGTACAAAACCCTTCTAGGGAAGATAGAAAGGATTGCAGGTATTGTCACTACCATTAGCATGTGGGACATCCCTCTACTGTATGTAAAACTTTGCGAAAAATTCTTCATGCAAAAACCTCAAAGGGATACTAGAGCTGCCATGTAAGACGCAAGCCATAGACATTGACCCTCTACCGGAACATTAAGGGAATGAGGTAGCAGCTGCCATTACATGCTCTAGAGATGACGATGACTACCATCTGTGGAACAACTACACCAAGCCATCGGAAGCCATTTAGGAACCTTTCGGGCATATGGAGAAAGCTTACTAATGCAAATACTCCAAACCGCAGAGCTATAATACTCCATGGCCTCAAGTTGAGGGATGGGGAGATGAGgatgcaaatctcatggattTTACCCCAAGCCTAAGTGACGAGACCTTCACCATCAATATGCTTGAAGAATACAATGAGGAAACCTCGGAGGAGAAACTGTTCAACCAAGAAATGACGGCTGTGACTTTGTACAGCTTTCCCAACATGTAAGCCGACGCAGTTGAGCATTACCTTTCCTAAAGGCAAGGGCCCACTACAACGCAGGTCCTTTAGGAAAACCCGAAGTTCAAATCTCTCTTCTACCAGCTCGAATATGGCCCGGAAGCAAGGATTGCTGCTGCTGAAGCTCTCATGCATGTTTCCAAGGACTATGACCCTCAATGCTATACTACCTAGCAGCATAAGGCTTTCCTTGAGAACAACGCCATTATCTTCACTGACGAAGATATGGAAGTGGCTATCCCTGACCATCGAAGGCCAGTGTACTTGGAAGAGCAGATTAATGACATCTTCATCAGGCGAGCTTTGGTTGAAACTGGGTCATCCGTCAACATTTTGCCATTGGTAGTGCTCATTGCAGCAGGCGTCCCAACGTCAAAAGTGGTAGGGTCTCAAATCTCTATTAATGGGTTTGGGAACAGTAGTAAGAAAACTATTAGATCCATTGAGATCGACTTGAAGATTGGCCCTATCAGATCGTTTACTAAGTTTTATGTGATGGACATCAACGTGACTTACCACGCTCTGCTCGGAAAGCCATGGATAAACAAGCACAGACTCGAGGTCTCCACCTACCACCAGTGCGTTAAGGGAAGGATTGGTCTGAGGCCTATTCACATCCCAGGAAACTAGATGCCATTCAACCTAGACGAAGTTCACTATTCTGATGCCAAGTTCTATAATGATTTCTCAAATGCCAGAAGTGGGATATCACAGGTCTTAGGGGTACCTTTACCCTATTGGGAAGAAGTTCGAGATCTCAGTGACCGAGAATTCATAGCCACAGTGGAAAGAGGAAAACACATACAGCCAAAGACTAATATCCTTGCCTACACTTTACCTCAATGCTCCAAGGTCATGCTTCCCGACGGCCATATCGTTTACTGGTTATAACGGGTTGGGGGCATGGCCACATTGTGTGGGAAACCCCCGAGTATGAAGGCACTGCACGCCAAGTAAATAGCGCCCTTAAGGAAACCAAAGACATGTTTGCACCTGCTACAAATGACGAATCCCACCAAAAAATCATGCATGCGCCAAAATGCATACAGGATGGATCCATTACAGTGGTGGAAAAGCTTGAAGAGATAAACCTAGTGTTTCCTTAACTgttgaggaaaagaaaaaactagtTAGCTTGTAAAATGAGTTCAAGGATGTCATTGCTTTGGAGGAATTTCCACCAGAAAATAGAGGCTAAAATCAAAGTCGAGGTAGAAAAGCTCCTGGCGGCCAGATTTATCAAGCCTATCAAGCACCCTTTTTGGCTAGCAAACATTGTCCCAGTAAAGAAGAATAACACTGTCCAAATCTGGATATGCATCAATTACCAAGATCTCAATGCAGCATGCCCAAAGGACGAGTTTCCATTGCCTAACATAAACCTCAAGATCGATTCAACCTCAAGGCAAGGCTTTATGTCATTCAAGGACGGCTTCAGTGGATACAACTAAATCAAGGATGTCTACCAAAGATGATGAGAAGACGGTTTTCCACACGCTATTTGGAAACTTTTACTACACAGCTATGCCATTTGGACTCAAAA contains the following coding sequences:
- the LOC137742955 gene encoding uncharacterized protein — protein: MEVAIPDHRRPVYLEEQINDIFIRRALVETGSSVNILPLVVLIAAGVPTSKVVGSQISINGFGNSSKKTIRSIEIDLKIGPIRSFTKFYVMDINVTYHALLGKPWINKHRLEVSTYHQCVKGRIGLRPIHIPGN